In the genome of Salmo trutta chromosome 39, fSalTru1.1, whole genome shotgun sequence, the window tgtgggcgtgtggtttgctgatgtcaatgttgtgaacagagttccccatggtggggttatggtatgggcaggcataagctacagactaccaacacaattgcatttaacgatgtcaatttgaatgcacagagataccatgacaagatcctgagggccattgtcctgccattcatccgccgccatcacctcatgtttcagcatgacaacgcaCAGCCcgatgtcgcaaggatctgtactcaATTGAAAATGCTGAACATGTCCCAATTctcccatggcctgcatactcaccagacatgtcaccctttgagcatgtttgggatggtctggatcgacgtgtatgacagcttGTTCCAATATCCAGGaatttcgcacagccattgaagagcagtgggacaacattccacaagccacaatcaacagcctgatgaacTCTAGGCAAAAGAGCTGTGTCCCATCAGAGGCAGTGGCAGCAACCCACTTctccagtgcttaatttgtaaattgggAGGTGCTGGAACCAAAAGTGAACCTGAGAGGTGGTGACCTGGAGGTCTCTGAGGTACCAGAACACACAAaatacctttataataaagcattgcatgcattatCATGGCTTTAGCATACTGGCATAGAGCAGTGGTGTGGAGACACTTACAGAAGTTACACCATTTATTGTAGCCTATAGTCCAGGAAAAATATGGCCTTTTATAAACAGATTTCATGCAATTCTTCATAATTTTAGATGACTGGAGACTTTTGAAGAATCTTTTTTTAATACCTCACAAATGACcaaaatgacaggctactttgacactgacaaactgagaatctgagatcaataaaaacgaccttgtctCTAATCCATCATGTGAGGAGAAACACattgtacaatatgaggaggaagttATAGTCCTTAAcaagctttccagtttcactgactcacccaatgatgtgcAGCTCACTCACCGGCCAAAAgcttctctctcttgctttactttgtaaaaaaaaatgtggttgctcaataggcctatttggaagttgataactTGGTAACATACAGACAGATTAGTATTTTATTTTCAGCAGGATTCATTTGCTTTACAACCTGTGTTTTCCAGTGACTGTATTAGAAATATTGCTAAAGGCCTGTTTTGGCTGCATGCtattcactgacagatttgccacACGTTCCCAACTGTAGGCATGTCTTGTGATTtggctacacacaatccacagctaggctattttatttaaattatctATTGATCCTCTGTAGCTAAATACTCCTGGTGTAGTTTTGGGaattatttcatttctttctgaacagacTGCAGAGTGCTGCAGCACCTCAACACACTTCCCACAGCTATTATTCTATTAGGAAATAAATGAAGTGCAATGCTGGAGAGATGAGTTGCTGGCTCATGTCTATAacagcacagagagggagagagatcatagaaagtgaatctcattctagttctgtgagagATGCAGGCGTGCTTCTCTCTCACCACAGCAATGGCCACGCCTTGGTCTAAATAGGCTACAATGTTGCACAAACCATAAACCTGGGACTGCCCAACATTAATACATTCTTAGAATATCAGGCACGTTTTCACATTACGTTTTTTAGGAGGCATGACAATTACAGAGGAATCCAAATGTAATTACTCTGATTGCTTTTATTAGGATTTTTACATTGCCAACAGTGGAAATTATTTTTCATGCTACCTGATCTTGGCAAATGGGTTCTGGAATGAAAGACCACAAAACTGAGAGGTGCTGGAGGATCTGGCTGAAATTAAGCACCACCCTTCTCATATAATGGGGAAGGGCCATCCCAAGGATCCCTGAATCCACGGACAGTTGcaccaaatattttttataaGTAAACAAAGATAGACCACAACCGGTCGTTTCCAATAGGAACagatgagtcatagtgggcagagccaagcacgagctaacaagatcctattggcgcgttctagcacACATATTTATGTTAGGGAACTACTCTGTGAAGTGCTCGTGTGCAACAACTCAATTCGCCTTTGCTTTCCTTCTAAACAATGCTATAAAAAAAGATACACTTTTGCAAggagtaaagtctacaaaacttagtccactcttgTTTATAACAGATTTTAGTTCTGGCAACAGAAAACTGTATCAGACGTTTCATCGATTAGAACATTTGCTGAATGTCGTCCAAactccatctcgttccatctttGGTTTTGTGTAAAATTCACGAGCTGGTAAAATGGCGTTGCCCAATCTGTCTGCGTCAACGGACTTCAGTGCGGGTGCAGAGAGACAATTTCAGGTCGCACTACAGTTTTGAAGCTGAATGTAATGATAATCATGTGTTCTAATATTCAGACACATTCAGTTGTTTCTATCTTTATAAATGTTCTATGATGTAAACGGGAAATATTATTGGTTTTTGATGTGAAATAATACAGTGAAGACAATGTTATTCAGGAAAATATGACATACTGCTGCCTAAAACAAACTGTAACCTTGAACTAAATGTTTTTGTCATTTCTGCATTTATGTGAATTTGGGACATCTACTTTTGATTAAGTTCACTTACGTTGTGTAGATTCATTTTAAAGCGTGTACTTGTCTAATTTGAATGATTTCAATGCTTAGCTACCTGATCTGTTGAAAtgacttggacaggagctcaccggagctgagtacaGTCACCTCACATTTCTACTGCTGAAGCtcatgttcctcttatagaatattagttcaacagtattgtggagctcctgcacctaaatataaacactactggcacctatttcagtccgaGTCAAGCACTGAATTACATAATTGAACAAGaagaaatataatatatttttagaGAATAAAGAAAGTGCCAGAACTGTCAAGACTAACTTTTATGTCTGTTTCTCATTGTTACTACAGGACGACTAGAATTAAGTCTGAAGCCGGTAACATCAACAATGAGGAcaaacccagcctgcctctctccttccacacggagtccaaacctacagtcactgggtcctgattgtgacagtggagcccagtttgcactgcaggatccagagatggcatcagtgaagctggaagactgcagtcaaacactggagctgaatgtcaacattaaagatgaagaagaggaggagaagattgggaAATCTGTTTGTCCTGGTAAGATCAGGTTGTGTTTTTCATTCCAACATCCCACTGTGCATGAAAAGTTGCAGTATAATTGTTTCAATGAAAAGGTAGCTGTTATTTCATGCTACTGACACAAGTTTGACACCAGTATTGCcagcatttgttttattcactggagtgatcagagagtaGACGAAACTGGTGAAGTAGACAAACTGCCAGTGTTTTAAATttctatgaaatgagtctgtgtagttactaacccttgtgatagtgagtggaggatgatatgaaatgagtctgtgtagttactaacccttgtgatagtgagaggaggatgatatgaaatgagtctgtgtagttactaacccttgtgatagtgagaggaggatgatatgaaatgagtctgtgtagttactaacccttgtgatagtgagtagAGGATGACACACCCCTTTTTAGCTTTCAACTCTTACCCACTTTTAGAATAGTTTTATTCCCTTTTGTGTTGTACACCCTACTGGTATGAATACATATgtcacccggtacagccagaagaggactggccacccatttgagcctggttcctctctacatTTCTTCCAAGGTTGCTGCTTTTTATGGAGTTTTTCCTGGctactgtgcttctacatctgcattgcttgctctttcgggattttaggctgggtttctgtagaaCGCTTtctgacaactgctgatgtaaaaagggcttcataataTGCATTTGATTGACATGTATATCACACCAACTGATTGGTTCTTCTggtgttgttcacacaggagaccatgttgagacattctctacatccagagagcaacagcaggaagatgacagagctaagaggtctcaccactgcccacattgtgaggagattttcccaattctatcaaagctaaaaatacacctaaaaatacacacaggagagaatccgTATTCCTgtactgactgtgggaagagattcacaacATCAGGGAATctgacagttcatcagagagtgcacactggagagaagccttactcctgctctgactgtggggcgagtttctctcgactgggccacttaaaaacacatgaacgtatacatacaggattgaagccttactcctgctctgactgtgtaaaatgcttcacaacatcagcTGAGCTaacagttcatcagagaacacacacaggagagaagcctttcttctgctctgactgtggaaataGTTTCTCTCAACTTTCCcacttaaaaacacatgaacgtatacatacaggagtgaagccttactcctgctctgactgtgtaaaatgcttcacaacatcagctgagctaaaagttcatcagagaacacacacaggagagaagcctttcttctgttctgactgtggaaagagttacTCTGTACTGTGCaacttaaaaacacatgaacgtatacatacaggagtgaagccttactcctgctctgactgtggaaagagtttctctcgactggccatcttaaaaacacatgaacttatacatacaggagtgaagccttactcctgctctgactgtgtaaaatgcttcacaacaacagctgagctaaaagttcaccagagaacacacacaggagagaagccttactcctgctctgactgtggaaagagtttcccTCTACTGAGAACCTTAaaacacatgaacgtatacatacagTAGTGAAGCCTTATTCCTGCTCtaactgtggaaagagtttttctcAACTGGGCcacttaaaaacacatgaacgtatacatacaggagagaagccttactcctgctgtGACTGTGTAAAATGCTTCAAAACATCAGCTGAGCtgaaagttcatcagagaacacacacatcagagaAGCCTtgctcctgctctgactgtggaaagagtttttctcGACTGGACCTcttaaaaacacatgaacgtagacatacaggagtgaagccttacttctgctctgactgtgtcAAATGTTTCACAACATCAGctgagctaaaagttcatcagagaacacacacaggagagaagccttactcctgctctgactgtggaaagattTTTTCTCAACTGGGCcacttaaaaacacatgaacgtatacatacaggagtgaagccttactcctgccctgactgtgtaaaatgcttcacaacatcagctgagctaaaagttcatcagagaacacacactggagagaagccatactcctgctctgactgtggaaagagtttctctcgacGGGACTacttaaaaacacatgaacgtatacacacaggagagaagccttactcctgctctgactgttgAAAGAGTTTCTCTTGAATGTGTCAGTTAAAAAGACACCAAGGTAAACataaaggagagaagccttaccactgatCTGACTGTAGATTTTGTTTTTAAAACAACAGCTGAGCTAAAAGGTCATCAGTGAAcagacacaggagagaagccttatttcTGCTCTTAATGTGGCCAGAgtaactcaagtaaaagtgaaagtcaccaagtaaaatactacttgagttaaagtctaagtatttggttgtaaatagacttaagtatcaaaagtaaaagtatgaataaattcaCATTCCTTAAATTACCCTCTActgcaggggtgggcaattccagtcctcgagggcctgattggtgtcacagttttgccccagccccagctaacacacctgactccaattatCACCTATTcacgatcttcagtttagaatgcaatttgatttatctgttgtgtttgctagggatggagaaaaagtatgacaccaatcaggcccgaggactggagttgcccacccctgctcaACGGGAtgggtgtccctaaaccgggacggttgttgctaacaTGCGCTAAtttgactagaatgacgttgtataCAACAGACAACTTtctgggacatagacatgtctttaTATCGGCAGAAAGctaaaattattgttaatctaactgcagtgttcAATTAGCAGTAGCTATGACAGTGAAAAaatatcatgctattgtttgaggagagtgcacaacaacaaaaaatatctaaacatcattgccaatcagATGCATCCCTTCATGGCACCACTGTATCCATCTGCAAATAGATTGTGCCACAAGgcttgtccaggaatggttccaagaacatgacagtgaattcagcttactTAATTCACTGTAATTGTGCATCTGTGGGAGGAGATGGAACAAGCTATGTGGGAGGAGATGGAACGAGCAATTCGGAGTAGATCCActcccagccaacttgacacatttgtaggaagcattggagtcaacatgggccatcatccctCTGAAACGCACACAACACCTTGGACAATCCATGCCCCAATGatattaaggctgttctgaggacaaagggtggtgcaactcaatattaggaaggtgttcgtaatgttttatactcagtgtatatcagatAAAGATGGTGTGATGAGTTTTTAGCATTAGTTTGGGTGGATTATTTTATATTACTAAACAACTTTTGTTTAATGATAAACAGGCTATGAATCGActacttgtgtttattaaattgtCTTTTAAATCTAGATTCATTATTTTAGTCATTGATGATGAATGTATTTGAATAACTGTATTGAAGTTAATTGatctggcggcaggtagcctagcgcttaagagtgttgggccagtaactgaaaggttgctggtttgaatcccaagctgactaggtgaaaaatctttcattgtgcccttaagcaaggcaattaacccttatttgtcctgtaagtcgctctggataagagcatctgctaaatgacgataATGTTATGAAAAATAATGTTTGTACATACATTTGTTTCTCTTGTGTATAATTAAATGAAATAAACTGTTTGaagtgaaatactgtatatacaatacacaacattaaaacactctcctgcaacccacctcaccaatttaaaaaaaaaagtattatttaccttaaatctgaaatccacaacagaagctagccagaagttagcttgttcactagctaacgttagaattctgctaaccacggttggcggtcatcagctttcccttagctcgaaaagctatcggcagttttgtacaacgcgattcagaccagagcataccggacctattttctcttcatatccccggatttctaccgcaagctctggacatttacagctggatcttgcagctagctagctgctatccgagtgactattggctaacgtcggtcccggagctaacatcaattattccggagctagccagctgaagagttccatcagccactcctgggcttcaatcacctatccggacccgttttactgccgatgcggagccccaccgggccttcatgactggactaccgacgttatctgcccgagggagttatccaactggtcCTCCGTCgagacgtaacctgaacgcccatctgcggccagctaatcgttagctgtcttatcggctgctatctgaataggtctatcgggcaattttcttgggccactataactataactatttttgccaattggattggtcccctctaccacacggaaccccactaatctaccgacggaaacacacgaggtggctaaaaacagacccggctagctgtctgaaccGCCGTGACCGCAACCAACCTCAACACTCACTGGACCtttttgatcacttggctaagcatgcctctccttaatgtcaatatgccttgtccattgctgttctggttagtgtttattggcttatttcactgtagagcctctagccctgctcattataccttatccaacctctcagttccaccacccacacatgtgatgacatcacctggtttcaatgatgtttctggagacaatatctctctcatcatcaatcaatgcctaggtttacctccactgtattcacatcctaccatacctttgtctgtacattataccttgaagctattttatcgcccccagaaacctactccttttactctctgttccggatgtcctagacgaccaattctcataacttttagccgtacccttatcctactcctctgtaCCTCTGgcaatgtagaggtgaatccaggccctgcagtgtctagctccactcctattccccaggcgctctcttttgatgacttctgtaaccgtaatagccttggtttcatgcatgttaacattagaagcctcctccctaagtttgttttattcactgctttagcacactctgccaactcggatgtcctagccgtatctgaatcctggcttaggaagaccaccaaaaactctgaaatctccatccctaactacaacattttcagacaagatagaacggccaaagggggcggtgttgcaatctactgcagagataggctgcagagttctgtcctactatccaggtctgtacccaaacaatttgaacttctacttttaaaaatccacctctctaaaaacaagtctctcaccgttgccgcctgctatagaccaccctctgcccccagctgtgctctggacaccatatgtgaactgattgccccccatctatcttcagagctcgtgctgctaggtgacctaaactgggacatgcttaaacttCTTCTGGCtggaatcccgttagcgggatcgatatgacaacagccagtgaaagtgcagggcaccaaattcaaaacaacaaattaATATTTATAGCACATGCTTAGAGCAAATGCATCTCTAACTAAATGTAACTCCAAAGGAACTctaattaaagggatagttcaatcAAATTACAAATGTCCACCTTGGTTTCTTCACCCTGTATACAATCCCAATAATGTGCACGTCAGCAAGGAAGTTCTCAAGATGGAGGACTTTCAGTACAGCAGTGTTCCCCAATCCTTGTCCCAAAGGGGTGTACatgtttgtttttgccctagcactctCATACCTTATTCAGTTCAAAGGCTTGAGTTGCTTAGTTGAAtccagtgtgtgagtgttagggcaaaaacaaaaaagcTCACCTCTTTggatccccaggaccaggattggaaAACAATGTAGTACATAACAAAAGGTGTGATGATGCAATTATcattttgctcatttgcatatAATTTGCATAAGCAGCCcacttttttctccatactgaAAGTGCtctatcttgaaaacttgattgctaaCATGCAACCTTTTTGGCATTGtattaacagtggactaatgaacaaaatacgacaagaatgtttttttttaaacttcccTTTCATAGCACCTACCACTCCATTAAAGGAGTAGTTCACTATTTTGCTACTTGAAGTCCTGTATGTAAGATTACTTGGTTTGTATTCAGGGGACTAGGTGTGTATTCAAGATTTGTGGTGTGTACTCAGGAGATGACTCTCTGATCTTAGCAGTGCCATTCTTACACCTTCACAGCATTGCACTGTGGTTCTTTAATGTTTTCCTGCCCCTGTTCGAACGGATAAAACATTTGTGGATCTTTAGAAAATGTCTCCTGTTTCTGCCGTTTACATCACGTTGCAATGATTGTTTTCATATCAATGACTCACCCTCAAATGGACCATCAATACCAGAGTTCTACAAGACTATTTACATAATCAACTGGGCATTTCAACAGTCTGACCCTCAATATAGTCCTGGGTATATATTGAGCTCTAACAAAGGGGTGTGGAAAAGGTCTGTTGAAatgaatactgtagtggtgtgAGGAAGGTAACACAAGCTTCCTCTCTGGTTCCATTCCCCAATAGTAACTGGGTCATTATTGTATTGTGGTGGTAATGCTGTCCCTGGACTTTGGCACCATAAAAAAAGACTAATAATACATTACAATACTATGCTGACACATGGAATGGTTTTAAGGTCATACCGTGGATTGTTTAGATCATTTATTTAGTATTTTAGGACTACATTAGGTATAaacaatatattttaaaatgatttgataaaatactgaatttggcctttactactatatcccatagaaacacattgaatgacACCTTCATTAAAATACTAATGGTGAAAACTGATCAACACGTCATCAATATCTGATACATTTAGTACAATTTAGTATCTTATTAGGATCCCCAGCGGCTACTCTTCCAGGGGTCAAACAGGAATCACAAAAAATACATAATATACATACAAGCTCTACATTTATCATTAAACAAAAGTTGTTTAGTAATATAAAATAATCCACCCAAACTAATGCTAAAAATGGATCATCACACCATCTTTATCtgatatacactgtgtacaaaacattaggaacaccttcctaatattaagttgcaccctcctttgtcctcagaacagcctcaaatcgTCACGGCATGGACTGTCCAAGGTGTTGtgtgtgttccacagggatgcttgtccatgttgactccaatgcttcctacaatTGTGTAAAGTTGGCTGGGAGTGGATCTACTCTGAATAGCTCCTTCCATCTCCTCCCACAGATgcacaattggattgagatctggtgactcaGGCCACTAcagtaacattttacattttagtcatttagcagacgctcttatccagagcgacttacagtagtgaatgcatacatttcatttcatacatttttttgtactggccccccgtgggaatcgaacccacaaccctggcgttgcacacaccatgctggcgttgcaaacaccatgctctaccaactgagccacagggaagaccagtaagctgaattcactgtcatgttcttggaaccattcctggacaagcCTTGTGGCATAATCCTGCTGAAAAAATCTATTTgcagatggatacactgctgccatgaagggaggcacctgattggcaatgatTCTTTAGATATCCTGTGGTATTCAAACATTGTTCATcttttatcaaggggcccaatgtgGGCCCTGAAAACACACCCCACGCCATCAGCCTGCAATGCTGACACACGCATGGAtgcatgcagtggtgtaaagtactgaagtaaaaatGATTTAAACTACTTCAGtggttttggggggtatctgtactttactatttatattgttgacaacttttacttttatttcacaaattatgtactttttactccatacattttccctgacacccaaaagtactagttacattttttatgattagcaggacagaaaatggtccaattcacacacttatgataacatccctggtcatccctactgcctctgacctagcagactcactaaacacaaatgctttgtttgtaaatggtgttgaagtgtgcccctggctctacgtaatataaaaaaacaacacaattgtgccgtctggtttgcttaaaaacCTCAAGGATCGTACCCTTTTTAAAAAACAATggtcacctaaaatgacatacccaaatctaactgcctgtagctcagtacctgaagcaaggatatgtatattcttgataccatttgaaaggaaacaatttgaagtttgtggaattgTGAAATTAATGTCggagaataacacattagatcttgtAAAAGAtgatacaaacaaaaaaaccttttttttcatcatctttgaaatgcaagagaaagctaTACTTTCTGATAAGAGtctaggtgtaatttagattttggccaccagatggcagcagtgtgtttgCAACGTTTGACTGATCCAGTGAGGAATTACATTACTGCactgtatcaagtctgccaggagtttgccaaattggtcaattgatacattaaagtacataactatagagaacatacaaaaatgctatggtaataaaaaaataaagtttacacactcccaggaatgtcatacatgatggaccATTatcttatacactaactttcacacatctagatggccgggtggGTTTGGTggggagccagagacagcaggggttaaaaatgtagaaaacagttcctacatttgaacatgaaaatggattttatcaaacaaaactacgcTATATTCTATCTCTGGGagcctcaggatgacaaatcagagcaagattactgaatgtaagtacattatttaccttcagaggtgaatgtatcaaaccagttacCGTGATACAaattgttgttgtgcactctcctcaaacaatagcatggtatttttttcactgtaatagctattgttaattggacactgcagttagattaacaagaatttaagctttctgcccatataagacatggcTATATCCCAGAAAGTTGGCTGTCGAATACAATGTCCTTCTAGTCACATTAGtgcacgttagcaacaaccgtcccggtttagggacacccatcccgtagaggttaatttaaggaatttgaaatgattcctacttttacttttgatacttaagtatgtttacaaccaaatacttttactcaagtagtattttaatgggtgactttcacttttagttGAGTTACTCTTGCAACATTAAGAGCAGAAGTAAGGTtcactcctgtgtgtgttctctacaGTCAGATCAGTAGCAATGCTTCTCTCCTTTGTTTACCTTGGTGGCTTTTTAACTGGCCCatttgagagaaactctttccacagtcaaagcaggagtaaggcttcgctcccgtgtgtgttctctgattaACTTCTAGATGAGCTGAATTTGTGATGCATtttacacagtcagagcaggagtaagacTTCACTGctgtatgtatacgttcatgtaTTTTGACGGTGCTCGGTAgagagagaaactctttccacagtcagagcaggagtaaggcttctctcctgtgtgcgttctctgatTAACTTCTAGATGAgctgatgttgtgaagcattttacacagtcagagcaggagtaaggtttCCCTCCAGTGtgcactctctgatgaactgCCAAAGCTCCTGGTgttgtgaatctcttcccacagtcagtacAGGAATACggattctctccagtgtgtatttttagctttgatagaaatgggaaaatctcctcacaatgtgggcagtggtgagacctcttagccctgtgatcttcctgctgttgctctctggatgtagagaatATCTCAACAAGGTCTCCTGTGTAAACAACATCAGAAGAACCAGTCAGTTGGTGTGATGTACATGTCAATCAAATTTAtattatgaagccctttttatatcagcagTTGTCTGCTCTACAAGAAACCCAGCCCAAaatccccaaagagcaagcaatgcaaatgtagaacaacagtggccaggaaaaactccatagcAAGCAAGAACCTTGGAAGAAatgtagagaggaaccaggcccaaaggggtggccagtcctcttctggctgtaccgggtgacATACGTATTCATATCAGTAGACTGTACAATACAAAAGGGAATAAAACTATTCTAAAAGTGGGTAAGCGTTGAAAGCTAAAAAGGGGGTGTCGTTCTctactcactatcacaagggttagtaactacacaaaCTCATTTCATAGATCTTTAAAACACTGGCAGTTTGTCATCTTCACTTCTTTAGTCtactctctgatcactccagatagcccagttaataaaacaaatgctggcaatactggtgtcaaaccatgcaagtgtcagtAGCATGAAATAACATTACCTTCTCATTGAAACAGTTCATCATGAAACAGTTATACTGCAACG includes:
- the LOC115179213 gene encoding zinc finger protein 665-like, yielding MLLTQIFPILSKLKIHLKIHTGENPYSCTDCGKRFTTSGNLTVHQRVHTGEKPYSCSDCGASFSRLGHLKTHERIHTGLKPYSCSDCVKCFTTSAELTVHQRTHTGEKPFFCSDCGNSFSQLSHLKTHERIHTGVKPYSCSDCVKCFTTSAELKVHQRTHTGEKPFFCSDCGKSYSVLCNLKTHERIHTGVKPYSCSDCGKSFSRLAILKTHELIHTGVKPYSCSDCVKCFTTTAELKVHQRTHTGEKPYSCSDCGKIVKPYSCSNCGKSFSQLGHLKTHERIHTGEKPYSCCDCVKCFKTSAELKVHQRTHTGVKPYFCSDCVKCFTTSAELKVHQRTHTGEKPYSCSDCGKIFSQLGHLKTHERIHTGVKPYSCPDCVKCFTTSAELKVHQRTHTGEKPYSCSDCGKSFSRRDYLKTHEHGYTAAMKGGT